The Niabella beijingensis genomic interval CCGGGAAAAGTGTTACAGGGACTGATCCAGAAGATCGATAAAACAGTTGAAGTAAATGGGGTTAGTTAACCCCATTTTTTATTTCCTGTTCAGCTTCGCCAATCGGAGAACTTTCACCATTGCTCCGGTCATTGTTAGTTACAATGGCACACCATAGCTTATTATTTGCGAACCCGTGGCTTCTTCCGGAATGCGCCGCCGTTCATCCAGCCGGCAGCCCTCCATTCATCGATTTCTTCCTACCTTCGGTGCATTCGATCACCGTTCTCTTTTCAGATGACCATACTTACATTTACATTGATCATGTTGCTGGGCGCTTTTGCCGCAGGGATGATCGGCTCCCTGTCCGGTCTCGGAGGCGGCATCATCATCATTCCCCTGCTCACCATCGGTTTGGGGGTAGACATTCATTATGCGATCGGCGCAGCACTGGTCTCTGTTATTGCCACCTCCTCCGGATCCGCGGCAGCCTATGTACGGGAGGGGATCACCAACATGCGGCTTGGTATTTTCCTAGAGATTGCCACCACCTTCGGAGCCGTGTGCGGGGCTCTTATCTCCACCATCGCACCCGGTTCTTTTATTGCAGTGCTTTTCGGGCTGACCCTCATCTTTTCTTCGATCAATTCATTAAGAAAAAAAGAAGAGCACGTACTCAAACAAAGCAGTCCTCTGGCGCGCAAATTAAAACTGGAAGGCAGCTATCCCGACAGCAAGGGGCAACCCATCGCCTATGGAACAAAAAATGTGCTGGGGGGCTTTGGCATGATGGGCATCGCCGGTATGATGTCGGGCCTGCTGGGCATCGGATCCGGCGCATTCAAGGTCATTGCAATGGATAATATCATGCGCATCCCTTTTAAGGTGTCCACTACCACCAGTAATTTTATGATGGGAGTGACCGCTATTGCCAGTACGGTCATTTATCTGCAAAAGGGGTATGTACAGCCCGGTATCTGCATGCCCACCATGATCGGGGTGCTTTTCGGCTCTATGGCGGGCTCCCGGATCCTCATCCGTTCCAACCCTAGAAAACTCCGGATCTTCTTTGCATTCATTATTCTCCTGCTCGCCCTTAACATGATCTATAGCGGCCTTGCCGGTAAAATTTAACAGCCGATGAATAAAGATTCTTTTACCGATAAAACCCTGCAGCGGATCGTAGGCAACCTGCTGCGTTATGGCGTATGGACCGCCCTTGCCATCGGTGCCATCGGAGGCATTGTATACCTGGTGCGGCACGGCCACGAATCCATTCACTACGGCATCTTTACAGAAACAGACAAAAGCATCGGCGCACTGACAGGCGATATCATCGATGGTGTAAAAAAAGGAAGCGGCACATCGATTATTTTCTTCGGCATCCTGCTGTTGTTCCTGACTCCCGCTCTGCGCCTGGTTTTATCTTTTTTTTCATTCCTGATCGAAAAGGATTATCTGTATGTTATCATTACGCTCATTGTTATGGCGATCATCGGCATCAGCATATCTTTGGGATACGGTCATTAGGTGTGGATTGAAACCCCTGGTGGTTTATTTTTTTGAACCATTGAGGAGTTAAGGACGATTAAGTTGACGCAATGATCCTTAATGCACCGTCATGTCTTAATGATTGATGCCGGTGGATTGTTTTTCAACCATTAAAGTCTTTCAGTATTTTCGTATAAAGTAATGCACTGTTATGTCCGGATCCGCAAGTACAATTCCTTTAATTCCTGCCGGAGCGCGCACGATCGCCCCGCCGGGTGCCGCCGACAACCGCCTGCTGATCCTGTTCATGACCGGCTGGTTCATTATAAACAGCCTCCAGGCGACCTTCCTTGGAATTGACGGGGATGAAGCCTATTACTGGATGTTATCGCAAAACCTGCAATGGGGGTATTTCGATCATCCGCCCCTGGTTACTATTTTCATACGACTGGGCGAGTCCTTCGGACATGGCCTGTTTTTTACCCGCCTGGGCACCGTGCTTCTGTCTACCTGTTCTATTGCACTCATCTATAAAGGGCTTCCGGATCAGCTGCAAAAAATAAGGACATTCCTCTTGCTCTATGCAGCCACCCTGGTCCTGAATGTATATGCATTTATCACCACGCCGGATGCTGCATTATTCTTTTTTGCCGCACTTTTCTTCTGGGCCTACAAGCGCTTTTTAACAAAAAACAGTTTCAGCACCAGCCTTTGGCTGGCAATTGCCATCACCGGTATGTTTTACAGCAAATACCATGGGATCCTCCTGGTGGGATTTGTGGTATTATCGAACTTTAAATTACTTGCCAACAAATACTTCTGGCTGATCGTGCTGCTGGTTACCCTGCTCTTTCTTCCGCACCTGTACTGGCAGTATACACACGACTGGCCTACGGTACGTTTTCACTTGATCGAACGGATCGCCAAGAAATACCGCATCAACTATACGACGGACTATCTCCTGGGGCAGCTGCTGATCTGGGGGCCGCTGATCTCTCTCTTATTTTATGCTTCCGTTTTTAAACTGAA includes:
- a CDS encoding sulfite exporter TauE/SafE family protein, producing the protein MTILTFTLIMLLGAFAAGMIGSLSGLGGGIIIIPLLTIGLGVDIHYAIGAALVSVIATSSGSAAAYVREGITNMRLGIFLEIATTFGAVCGALISTIAPGSFIAVLFGLTLIFSSINSLRKKEEHVLKQSSPLARKLKLEGSYPDSKGQPIAYGTKNVLGGFGMMGIAGMMSGLLGIGSGAFKVIAMDNIMRIPFKVSTTTSNFMMGVTAIASTVIYLQKGYVQPGICMPTMIGVLFGSMAGSRILIRSNPRKLRIFFAFIILLLALNMIYSGLAGKI
- a CDS encoding DUF1634 domain-containing protein — translated: MNKDSFTDKTLQRIVGNLLRYGVWTALAIGAIGGIVYLVRHGHESIHYGIFTETDKSIGALTGDIIDGVKKGSGTSIIFFGILLLFLTPALRLVLSFFSFLIEKDYLYVIITLIVMAIIGISISLGYGH